A portion of the Desmodus rotundus isolate HL8 chromosome 8, HLdesRot8A.1, whole genome shotgun sequence genome contains these proteins:
- the TONSL gene encoding tonsoku-like protein isoform X2 produces MNLDRELRQLSKAKAKAQSSGQLREEAALCHQLGELLASHGRYLEALQEHQQELQLLESADDPLGCAVAHRKIGERLAEMEDYSAALQHQHQYLELAHSLSNHTELQRAWATIGRTHLDVYYHCQSQDALLQARAAFEKSLAIVDEKLQRALSRRELGEMRARLCLNLGLTFESLQQVAPCNDYFKKSIFLAEQNHLYEDLFRARYNLGAIHWRRGQHSQAMRCLEGARECARAMKKGFMESECCLLISQVLQDLGDFLAAKRALKKAYRLGSQKPSQKAAVCRALKHVLAVIQLQQRLEESESSDPWGAMGLCEQLGDLFSKAGDFPKAAEAYQKQLDFAEQLGRPGPELAVIHVSLATTLGDMKDHRRAVHHYEEELRLREGNALEEAKTWLNIALSREEAGDAYEEVAPCFQKALCCAQQAQQPRLQRQVLQHLHTVQLRLQPQEAPGTEARLQELSVDQSEEEEEEDGEGDEDSSTLGASELELSDSEGEADNQSQQLEADEELRGCLGRQQVNKWNRRNDVGETLLHRACIEGRLHRVQDLVRQGHPLNPRDYCGWTPLHEACNYGHLDIVRFLLDHGAAVDDPGGQGCEGITPLHDALNCGHFEVAELLIERGASVTLRTRKGHSPLETLQQWVKLYHRDLDSETREKASAMERLLRAASSARAAHSPLGPRPLPSDHLFDPETSPSSRPCPGPPEASQASAGVLEAHAVLATARPRRNRHQLASSSSSEAEDSTGPPRPTQKRPRHAAPVQRARAWVPGHVSTREAATAGWTASRGVGSAKSYRPGPGPSQGPGEAPTLPSALIPEEEYLAGAWLEDDLLTHGHQGRGYRTRRSTSGSSSDESPVRPRAQARQSRPHRFSSRSAGVRASGDCSATTEPPCSPDVPSSDAPEAGHPLGPVLPPAIRVRVRVQDNLFLIPVPHSKEAHSVAWLADQAAQRYYQACGLLPRLTLRKEGALLAPQDPIPDVLQSNEEVLAEVTSWDLPPLTDRYRRACQSLEQREHQQVLRAVECRGLGPSFRACCLALRQAQLTPLLRALKLHSALRELRLAGNRLGDGCATELLAALSTVPGLTVLDLSSNHLGPEGLWQLATGLLGQATLQNLEELDLSMNPLGDGCGQALASILRACPALSTLHLQACGFGPGFLLSHHATLGHAFQDAKHLKTLSLSYNVLGTTALAQTLQSLPIQTLLRLEVSSVVASKSDAGLMEPMVRYLTQEGCALVHLNLSANHLGNKAVRELSRCLPLCPSLVSLDLSANPEVGCAGLQDLLSALQQRPQGLSFLGLAGCAIQGPLGPGLWDQIAARLQELQLCSRRLSSEDRAALHQLLPSQPSPGSRTLDRGTKLFFRCL; encoded by the exons ATGAACCTGGACCGCGAGCTCCGAC AGCTGAGCAAGGCCAAAGCCAAGGCCCAGAGCAGCGGACAGCTGCGGGAGGAAGCCGCGCTCTGTCACCAGCTGGGGGAGCTGCTGGCCAGTCATG GTCGCTACCTCGAGGCCCTGCAGGAGCATCAGCAGGAGCTGCAGCTTCTGGAGAGCGCGGACGATCCCCTGGGCTGCGCTGTGGCCCACCGGAAGATCGGGGAGCGGCTGGCGGAGATGGAGGACTACTCGGCTGCCCTGCAG caccagcaccagtACCTGGAGCTGGCCCATTCCCTGTCCAACCACACCGAGCTGCAAAGGGCCTGGGCTACCATTGGCCGCACCCACCTGGACGTCTATTACCACTGCCAGTCCCAGGATGCCTTGCTGCAGGCGCGGGCTGCCTTCGAGAAGAGCTTGGCTATTGTGGACGAGAAACTGCAAA GGGCGCTGTCCAGGCGAGAGCTGGGTGAGATGAGGGCCCGGCTCTGCCTCAACCTGGGCCTCACCTTCGAGAGCCTGCAGCAGGTGGCCCCCTGCAATGACTACTTCAAGAAGAGCATCTTTCTCGCCGA GCAGAACCACCTGTATGAGGACCTGTTCCGCGCCCGCTACAACTTGGGCGCTATCCACTGGCGCCGAGGGCAGCACTCCCAGGCCATGCGCTGCCTGGAGGGGGCCCGGGAGTGCGCGCGTGCCATGAAGAAGGGGTTCATGGAGAGCGAGTGCTGCCTGCTCATCTCACAG gtcCTCCAAGATCTGGGCGATTTTCTGGCTGCCAAAAGAGCACTGAAGAAGGCCTACAGGCTGGGCTCCCAGAAACCTTCGCAGAAGGCAGCTGTGTGCCGGGCCCTCAAGCATG TGCTGGCGGTGATCCAGCTGCAGCAGCGCCTGGAGGAGTCTGAGAGCAGTGACCCCTGGGGCGCCATGGGCCTCTGTGAGCAGCTGGGGGACTTGTTCTCCAAGGCAGGCGACTTCCCCAAGGCGGCTGAGGCCTACCAGAAGCAG CTGGATTTTGCAGAGCAGCTGGGCAGGCCAGGGCCTGAGCTGGCTGTCATCCATGTGTCCCTGGCCACCACCTTGGGAGACATGAAGGACCACCGCCGGGCTGTGCACCACTACGAAGAGGAGCTGAGGCTGCGGGAGGGCAACGCCCTGGAG GAAGCCAAGACCTGGCTGAACATTGCGCTGTCCCGCGAGGAGGCTGGTGACGCCTACGAGGAGGTGGCACCATGCTTCCAGAAGGCTCTCTGCTGTGCCCAGCAGGCTCAGCAGCCCCGGCTGCAG AGGCAGGTCCTGCAGCACCTCCACACCGTACAGCTgaggctgcagccccaggaggcCCCGGGCACTGAAGCCAGACTGCAGGAGCTGAGTGTGGAccagagtgaggaggaggaagaggaggatggggagggtgACGAGGACAGCAGCACCCTGGGGGCCAGCGAGTTGGAGCTCTCAGATAGTG AGGGCGAGGCCGACAACCAGTCCCAGCAGCTGGAGGCGGACGAGGAACTGCGGGGCTGCCTGGGCCGGCAGCAGGTCAACAAG TGGAACCGGCGCAACGACGTGGGGGAGACCCTGCTGCACCGAGCCTGCATTGAGGGCCGGCTGCACCGTGTCCAGGACCTCGTGAGGCAG GGCCACCCACTGAACCCGCGGGACTACTGTGGTTGGACACCCTTGCACGAGGCCTGCAACTACGGGCATCTGG ACATCGTCCGCTTTCTGCTGGACCATGGGGCCGCAGTGGACGACCCAGGCGGCCAGGGCTGCGAGGGCATCACTCCCCTGCACGATGCTCTCAACTGCGGCCACTTTGAGGTGGCCGAGCTGCTCATTGAACGGGGGGCATCGGTCACCCTCCGAACCAGGAAG GGCCACAGCCCACTGGAGACGCTGCAGCAGTGGGTGAAGCTGTACCACAGGGACCTGGACAGCGAGACAAGAGAGAAGGCCAGCGCGATGGAGAGGCTGCTCCGGGCAGCCTCCTCCGCCCGAG CTGCCCACAGCCCCCTGGGTCCCCGGCCCCTCCCAAGTGACCATCTGTTTGACCCTGAGACTTCTCCTTCCTCGAGACCCTGCCCAGGACCCCCAGAGGCCTCTCAGGCCAGCGCTGGAGTCTTGGAGGCACATGCAGTGCTGGCCACAGCCAGGCCTCGGAGGAACAGGCACCAGCTGGCCAGCAGTAGCAGCTCAGAGGCTGAGGACAGCACAGGCCCACCCAGGCCAACACAGAAGAGGCCTCGGCACGCAGCCCCGGTGCAGCGAGCCAGGGCCTGGGTGCCTGGCCATGTCAGCACCAGGGAGGCAGCAACAGCTGGCTGGACAGCCAGTCGAGGAGTGGGCAGTGCCAAGAGCTAccgcccagggcctggcccatcTCAGGGCCCAGGCgaggcccccaccctgccatcaGCGCTGATCCCTGAGGAGGAGTACCTGGCGGGGGCCTGGTTGGAGGATGACTTGCTGACCCATGGCCACCAGGGCCGAGGGTACAGGACCAGGCGCAGCACCTCGGGCTCAAGCAGCGATGAGAGCCCTGTTAGGCCGCGGGCCCAGGCCAGGCAGAGCCGGCCGCACCGCTTCAGCAGTCGGAGTGCAGGGGTCAGAGCAAGTGGAGACTGCAGCGCCACCACGGAGCCCCCGTGCAGCCCTGACGTGCCCAGCAGCGATGCCCCTGAGGCCGGCCATCCCTTG GGACCAGTCCTGCCCCCTGCCATCCGGGTTCGAGTTCGAGTGCAGGATAACCTTTTCCTCATCCCCGTCCCTCACAG CAAGGAGGCCCACTCCGTAGCCTGGCTAGCTGACCAGGCTGCTCAGCGCTACTACCAGGCCTGTGGGCTGCTGCCGAGGCTCACCCTGCGGAAGGAGGGGGCCCTGCTGGCCCCACAGGACCCCATCCCCGATGTGCTGCAGAGCAACGAGGAG GTGTTGGCTGAAGTGACCTCATGGGACCTCCCCCCACTGACGGACCGCTACCGCAGGGCCTGCCAGAGCCTGGAGCAAA GGGAGCACCAGCAGGTGCTACGAGCCGTGGAGTGCCGGGGCTTGGGGCCCTCATTCCGAGCCTGCTGCCTGGCCCTGCGCCAGGCCCAGCTCACCCCCTTGCTGCGGGCCCTCAAGCTGCACTCAGCACTCAGGGAGCTGCGCCTGGCAGGGAACCGGCTGGGGGACGGCTGTGCCACCGAGCTGCTGGCTGCCCTGAGCACTGTGCCTGGCCTGACGGTCCTCGACCTCTCTTCCAATCACCTGGGCCCTGAGGGCCTGTGGCAGCTTGCCACAGGCCTCCTGGGACAGGCCACCTTGCAG AACTTGGAGGAGCTGGACTTAAGCATGAACCCCCTCGGGGATGGCTGTGGCCAGGCCCTGGCCTCTATCCTGCGGGCCTGCCCTGCACTCAGCACTCTGCACCTCCAAGCCTGTGGCTTTGGTCCCGGTTTCCTCTTGAGCCACCATGCAACCCTGGGCCATGCCTTCCAAG ATGCCAAGCACCTGAAGACACTGTCCCTGTCCTACAACGTCCTGGGCACCACTGCCCTGGCCCAGACCCTGCAGAGCCTGCCCATCCAGACCCTCCTGCGCCTGGAGGTCAGCTCCGTGGTGGCCAGCAAGAGCGACGCGGGCCTCATGGAGCCCATGGTCAGATACCTGACCCAG GAAGGCTGTGCTCTGGTGCACTTGAACCTGTCCGCAAACCACCTGGGCAACAAGGCAGTGAGAGAACTGAGCAG ATGTCTCCCTCTGTGCCCCTCACTTGTCTCACTGGACCTGTCTGCCAACCCCGAGGTTGGCTGTGCCGGCCTGCAGGACCTCCTGTCTGCCCTCCAGCAGAGGCCCCAAGGCCTGAGCTTCCTGGGCCTGGCAG GCTGTGCTATCCAGGGTCCCCTGGGCCCGGGCCTCTGGGACCAGATAGCCGCGCGGCTGCAGGAGCTGCAGTTATGCAGCAGGCGGCTCTCCTCCGAGGACCGGGCCGCCCTGCACCAGCTGCTGCCCAGCCAGCCGAGCCCCGGCTCCCGCACGCTGGACCGAGGCACCAAGCTCTTCTTCCGGTGCCTCTGA